A region of the Terriglobia bacterium genome:
CAGGGAACGGCGGTACCGCGATCCGGCGCGAGCGCTGCGGTACAGCCGCGGGACCGTTTCCACATTGTGTGCCAGTACGTCCGGCCGGGCTTCGACCACCTTGCCCAAGGCAATCCGGTCGCCGCGAAAATCGGGGATCAAAACTTCGATCTTGATGCCGTGACAAGCCTGCCGGGTCAGACGGATCGTCTCGGCAAAAATGGAGGCACCCCCATCATCCAGGTCGTCGCGATCCACAGAAGTGATCACGGCATACTTAAGGTTCAGCTGCCGGATCGCTTCCGCAACCCGGCGCGGTTCGTCAAGGTCATAATCGGGAGGCAGGCCCGTTTTCACTGCACAGAATTTGCAGGCGCGCGTACACACGTCCCCCAGGATCATGAAAGTCGCAGTGCCCGCTCCCCAACACTCCCCGATGTTCGGGCAGCGCGCATCCTCGCACACGGTGTTCAGATGTTGCCGGTGCACCAATCGCTTCAGCTCGGAATACCTTTCACCTGCAGGCAGGCGCACCTTCAGCCATTCCGGACGCGGCTTGCGCGCAGGAGCTCGGGTGTCGTCCAGGATCTTGAAGCCGTCGTCGGAACCGGTTTTCATCTTTCAATGATACGGCTAAATTCGACTCGTCCCAAACTCGAACTCTCCGCGGAGCGGGAAGCAAGTCGCCCCGTTCCCCAAACTGCTCCGAGAACAACTCCTCAAAAACGGAAAGGGGCCACGAATGACTCGAACTTCACAAATGGCGCCTGAGCGGCTGCCTTGCAGACTCACCCGGCTTCCGCTTCCTCGAGCCGGTCCAGTACCTGTCTGCCGAACTCGGCCGTGCCGACGGCTTTTTCACCTGCACGGCACAGGTCGCGCGTGCGGTAGCCATCAGCCAGCGTGCGGTCAACCGCCCGGGTGATTCTCAAGGCCAGATCCGCGCGCCCGAACGAAACCTCGAACATCAGCGCGACGCAACCGATGGCCCCAATCGGATTGGCTGCGTCCCCACCCGCCAGGTCCGGCGCAGAACCATGCACGGGCTCGTACAGGGCTGGGCCACTGCCCACACTGGCCGACGGCAGCGTGCCGATGCTGCCGGTCAACACCCCGCCGATATCGCTGAGGATGTCGCCAAAAGTGTTCTCCGTCAGAATGACGTCAAACTGCCTCGGTTTCAGCACCAACTGCATCGCGCAATTGTCCACATATTGGTGAGCCAGAGTCACGTCGGCATAGCTTTCATGAACTTCTTCCACGACCTGCCGCCAGAGCGCACTGACTTCCAGCACGTTGGCCTTGTCGACGGAAGTCACGATCCTGCGGCGTCTTCGGGCGAGATCAAATGCTGTGCGTGCGATGCGTTCAATCTCATCGCGGCCGTAAACCATGGTGTTCAGCCCGACTTCCGAACCGGACTTTCCGGATATCCCCCTCGGCTGCCCGTAATAGAGTCCTCCAGTCAGTTCACGCACCACGACAAGGTCAACCCCCTCGATCACCTCCGGTCTGAGCGGGGAACAAGCGAGCAGGGGCGGGATCTGCCGCACCGGCCGCAGGTTGGCAAAAAGCCCCAGCCCCTTGCGCACACCGAGTAGCCCTTTTTCCGGCCGCAAGTGCGAAGGGAAACCATCCCATTTCGGCCCCCCGACCGCCCCGAGCAGGATGGCATCGCTTTTCCTGCAGGCATCGAGCGTCTCCTCCGGCAAAGGTGTCCCACTGCGGTCCAGAGCGTCACCACCGACAGCCGCCCGTTTCGTCGTTACCGCGAAACCGGCCCACCGGGCCACTTCCTCGAGAATCGCAACCGCCGGAGCAAGCACTTCGGGACCGATGCCGTCACCGGGCAGCAGGCATATCGATTTGGAACCAATCCCTGTCATCATCAAACCTTCCAATCATTATTAGATCTCGCTCAGGACGTGATCGAGCGCGCTCACAAACTCATCGATTTGTTCCCGCGTAATGATAAGAGGCGGTACGAGCCGCAGTGCCGTTCCATGCGCCGCGTTGGCAACGACGCCGCGCCTCAGGAGCTTCTTAACCACTTCCGGCGCAATCGCGCCGACCTCGACTCCCACCATCAGGCCGAGGCCCCGCACATCGCTGATCGATGGGTGTCGGGCTTTCATGGCATGAAGCTTCTGCATCAAGTATTTGCCGTGTTCGGCGGCCTTTGACGCCAATCCTTCGTCTTCGATCACATCCAGGGCTTCGAGCGCAAGCCGGCAAGCCAGCGGTCCCCCGCCGAAGGTGGTCCCGTGCTCCCCGCTTTTCAAGCACTGGCCCACTCTGGCGCTGCCTATTACTGCGCCCAGCGGATAGCCGGCGGCAATCGCCTTAGCCAGAGTCAGGAGGTCCGGTTGTATTTGAAAGTGTTGGAAGGCAAAGTGCTTGCCGGTTCTCGCAAATCCGGTCTGAATCTCGTCGAGAATCAGCAATGCCCCATGGCGATCGCAAAGTTCTCTGGCGGCTGCCAGGAAATCCGCCGGTATGGGCCTGACGCCAGCCTCCCCTTGAATCGGTTCGAGAACCAGGGCGCAAACGCGATCATCGAAAGCCTTGGTCAACGCTGCCGGTGTGAGCTCCGATACAACTCCGACGTCTGCGAGCAAGGGGCGGAATGGTGCCTGGTACTTCTCCTGCGCCGTGATGCTCAGAGCGCCGAATGTGCGCCCGTGGAAGGAGTTCTTGAGGCACAGGAACCGCGTTTTTCCCTCATGTCCCTGGCTTCGGGAATAGGCTCTCGCTATCTTGAGCGCTCCCTCCATCGCCTCGGTGCCGCTGTTGGTGAAGAAGACCCTGGACAATCCTGTTATTTCAGCAAGCCGTTTAGCGAGTTGTCCCTGATAGGGATGGTAAAGAAGGTTGGAGCAGTGCATCAGCATCTGCGCCTGCTCCTGAAGGACCTTCAATATGCGCCGGTGCCGATAGCCCAATGAGTTGACTGCGATGCCGGCGAGAAAGTCGAGATAGCGGCGTCCCTCGAGGTCGAACACGTAGGCGCCTTCCCCGCGCGCGAGAAAGAGCTCGTAGCGCGAGTATGTGGAAAACAGATACGTGCTTTCCAGCGCTCTAATCTCCTCCGCGCTTATGCGCGCATACCGATCCGGAACGTCAACGATTGTCATGGAACCATCTCCTTCCCGAAAGATCGTAAATTATAATCGTGATGCGACCGAAACCCAATAAATCTCCTTCGGGCCGGCATGCGCGCCGCGCGACACCCGGGCGCATGCATATTGCCGCCAGCCTCGAGCGCTCAATGCGGAAGATGCGGAGGGGAGCAGGGGGACGCAGAGCATTGATAGCCTCCGCCTCCTCTGCATGAGTCGTTCGTTTTCGACTCCTATTTTCCCTGCCAGCCGCGACGGCCCTGCCAGAGTTCGGATCGTGAAAAACCCAAACCCGCAACTTTTTCACTGTTGAGGGCTCTGCGCGCAAGGATTATGATCTTTGCATTCAGGAGCAGCGTTGGGATTATGACCACTCGATGCGCCACGTTGCTGGCGCTTGCGCTTATGTATGGGGCAACGACCATGTCAGGACAGGATCGCAATGCACGCAGCATCTCGGGAACCAGGTCCCCCGTGCTGGCGCGGAACGGGATGGTTTGCACAAGCCAGCCGCTGGCTACCGCAGCGGGGCTCAGAATTCTTCAGGAAGGCGGGAATGCGATAGATGCCGCTGTTGCTGCGGCCGCCGTCCTGAACGTGGTCGAGCCTCACATGACGGGCATCGGCGGCGATATGTTCGCCATTGTCTACTGGAATAAGACCGGCGAACTGATCGGTCTGAATGCCAGCGGCCGTTCACCCTATGCTATGACCCTGGAATACCTGAAGAAAAAGGGCTATGCAAGCATGCCCCAGGATGGTGTTGACACGATCACAGTGCCCGGCGCGCTCGACGGCTGGTGCTCTCTTGTCGAGAGATTCGGCACCCTCAAGCTGGAGCGCATCCTGGCCTCGGCGGTTGATTATGCCGAGAAGGGTTTCCCGGTTTCGGAAATCATTGCCAACCAATGGAATGAGCAATCCGCAAAGCTCGCCAAGGATCCGTGGGCCGCGAAGACCTATCTTCCCGGCGGCAGGGCGCCGGCACATGGCGAGATCGCCTCCAACAAAAACCTGGCCGCGACCATGCGTCTGATCGCATCCGAAGGACGCAAGCCGTTCTACAACGGAGAGATCGCGGGCAAGATCGTGGAGGCGGTACGATCTCATGGAGGGGTGCTCAGCAGGAAGGATCTCGCAGATCACGGATCCGAATGGGTCAAGCCGATCAGCATCAACTACAAAGGGTACGACTTCTACGAATTACCTCCCAATGGGCAGGGTCTCGTTGCCCTGGAAATGCTGAATATCCTCGAAGGATATGATCTCAAGGCCTGGGGACACAATTCTGCAAGCTACCTTCATCATCTGGTCGAGGCCAAGAAGCTGGCTTTTGCTGATCGGGACTTCTACATCAGCGATCCGCAATTCGTCCGGATCCCCCTGGACCGGTTCCTGTCCAAGGACTACGCAGCGGAGCGACGGAAGCTCATTCCCCCGAACCAGGCCCGCGAGGAGTACCGCCCGGGAGGTTCGGAGCAGAGCGACACCGTCTACCTCACCGTCGTCGACAAGGATCACAATGCGGTGAGCTTCATCAACAGCCTGTACAGCGAGTTTGGATCGGGAATCGTCGCTGGAGACACAGGGATTTGCTTGCAGAGCCGCGGTTCGAGCTTCAAGCTGGATGAGGTTTCATGGAATCGCATTGAACCGCACAAGCGCCCAATGCATACGATCATCCCGGCGATGGTGTTGAAAAACGGCAAGCCATACTTCAGTTTTGGCGTCATGGGGGGAGATAATCAGCCGCAGGCCCACGTGCAGGTCTTCCTGAATCTGGTGGAGTTCGGCATGAACGTCCAGGAGGCCGGAGAGGCAGCCCGGTTCCGGCACACCGGCGGGCAGCTCGGAGTCGAATCCGGGATCGGGACCGATGTGCGGAGGCTGCTCACGTTGATGGGACACCGCGTTGTCGTGATGAACGACAGTTTCGGTGGCTATCAGGGTATCATCATCGATCCAGTCACCGGCGTGCTGATGGGCGGGAGCGATCCACGTAAAGACGGATGTGCCATGGGGTGGTAACCGCCCTGCCGTGAGCTTTGGAATTTGCGTCTGATGGCCGATATCATGTCACCGCTGTTTTACGTTCCCGGCCTTCTGTTCGAGGGCCTGGTGCGCCTGCGCAACCGATTGTACGATGCGTCTCTTCTGCGGCAGGACCGTCTCCCTTACCCTGTAATCAGCATCGGAAATCTGACTCTGGGAGGCAGCGGCAAAACACCGTTGGTCATTCATCTGGCGCAGACGGTCGCCCGAATGGGCGGAACGCCGGCGCTGCTGAGCCGGGGTTATGGTAGATTGGCAAAGAAACCCGTTGTTTTGTCGCCTGGTGAAGAGGTTCGCTTGCCGGTGCAGGTCCTGGGCGACGAACCCGCGCTTGTGCGACAGCGCGCGCCGCAGCTCTGGCTCGGAATCTCACCGGATCGTCATGCCGTCGGCCTTCAGATTGCTCAGCGCAATGTGCACCCGCTGTTCATTCTCGACGACGGCTTCCAGCATCGCCGCCTCAAGCGTGATCTGGATATCGTGGTGGTTGACCGCTCCCAGCCATTGGCCGGCAATCGTATGCTGCCCGGCGGGACGCTGCGGGAGCCGCTGGCAGGCCTCCGCAGGGCCGACTTGGTGGTGATCAACGGCCATTGCGGCAATCCGGAGCACGACCCTGTCGAGGCCTTGATTCGAAAAATCAAGCAAAACGCGTCAGTTTTTCACTGCACCCAGGCCATTGAGCGCCTGGTGCCGTTCACCGCCTGGCGGACAGGAGACTGCCAGGCCGCGCCGTACCCGGATGCCGGCCCTGCCTTTCTCGTAGCTGCCATCGGAAACCCAGAGAGGTTTCGCCGGGACGTTCAAGGGCTCGGAGCCGACATCCTGGGGGTGCGGTTCTTTCGAGACCATTTCTGCCTGCAACGGAGCCACTGGCTGTCCTGCGCCGCCGAGGCGCGCGCCGTGGGAGCAGCCGCACTCATCACGACCGAAAAGGACGCCATCAAGCTGACTGATGCGCTTGACCTTCCGATTTTCGTGGCGGCACAATCCGTCCATCTGTCCGAGCAGCAGGATCTGGAGTGGAGACTCCGAGCCATGATTGAAGGTGACAGGTGAGCCATTTTGATCCTAACCGGGTTCAGAGGCTGTTGGTCCGCGGCACCAACTGGGTCGGCGACGCCGTCATGTCTGTCCCTGCCCTCAAGGAGATCCGTCGCCGGTTTCCGAACGCCCGCATTTCCTTGCTCGTTCGTCCTTGGGTGCAGGATGTTTATGCCGCGGCCGATTTCGTCGATGAGATCCTTCTGTACCATAAACCAGGAAAGCACCAGGGTTGGAATGGAATGCGACGGCTCGCCGTGGAGCTCCGGCGCCGCCGTTTCGAGATGACCATCCTGCTCCAGAATGCCATAGAGGCTGCCCTGATCGCCTTCTGGGCGCGCATTCCCCTCAGGCTTGGGTACGCACGCGACGGGCGGAGGTTGCTGCTCACACATGCGATACAAATTGACCCTGCCGTGAGCGGCCTGCACCAGGCTTATTACTATCTGGGAATTCTCGCGGGCGCCGGGTTGATCGAAAACAGGCCATGGGAACACACCGATTACCGGTTGGACTCAATCGAGATCCGCGTGCGCGAGTCCGACTCGAGGGCTGCCCGGGAAATGCTGCGCACCCATGGGATAGATCCCGGCGCCCCAGTTGTCGGGCTCAATCCGGGCGCTTCCTATGGCAGCTCCAAGCGTTGGCCGACGGAGAGATTTGCAGCAGTCGCCGACACGCTCGCGCGCGAATTCGGGGCGCGCATCGTCATTTTCGGCGCCCCGAGGGAAATCCAAGTCGCATGCGAGGTCGCTGCGAGAATGATCTCGCAGCCCGTTGTCCTGGCTGGGCGAACGACGCTCGGCCAGCTTATGGGCCTCATCCGGGAATGTAACCTTTTCATCACCAACGACTCCGGCCCCATGCACCTTGCTGCGGCGCTCAATGTGCCGCAGCTGGCAATTTTCGGCTCCACGAGCGAAATTGCCACCGGCCCCCTCAGCGACCGGGCTCAGGTCATCAAGCATCAGGTCGACTGCAACCCATGTTTTCTGAGAGAGTGCCCGATAGACTTCCGGTGCATGCTCGGAGTCGCGGTAGATGACGTTGTCAGGGCAGCGCGGGGAAAACTCTCGGTGATTGACGCCGGCGGAGAGGTGAAGAATTGAAATTGTCGCGGCCGGAATTGCTCGAGCGTGGAAGCATCCCCCCGGACATCCCTGGCTCAAGCCGTCCCGGTCCGCGATGTTCTCCTGAGTCACCCGTAAATTAAACCTGTCCCCGCTTGTCAGCTGTGACTGTGATCACCTAATGAAGGGATTGTCTCAACGTCTTGAAATATCTGTGATTGCCGGGGCTCCGCCTCTTTGCTAGAGTCATGACTTTTGGGGGCCGAGATGAAGGGTGCGGTTTTTCTCGATCGAGACGGCACAGTGAGCGAAGAGGTAGGGTACGTCAATCACATCGATCGCTTCCACATATTCCCATGGTCGGCCCAGGCTGTGCGCAAGCTCAACCAGGCCGGGATTCCGGTTGTTCTGGTGACGAACCAGAGCGGCATTGCCCGAGGCTATTTTCCCGAGAGCCTGGTCCAGGAAATGCACCTCAAGCTCCAGGCCGAGTTGGGCCGCTTCGAGGCTCGGCTCGACGCCATTTATTATTGCCCGCATCATCCGGATGGCAAGGTGGAGGCGTATCGCAAGGTCTGCTCCTGTCGAAAGCCCGCGCCCGGCATGCTGCAGCGCGCCGCACACGATCTCGGCCTGGACTTAGGTGCGAGTTTCCTGGTCAGCGATCGCTATCAGGATTTGTCCATGGCATTCCAGGTCGGAGCGCGTGGGGTGCTGCTCCTCTCCGGCTATGGGAAAGGAGAATACCTTCATTTCAAGGATACCTGGCCCAGACCCCCGGACTGCGTCGCTGCGAATCTGCTCGAAGCCGTGGATTGGATCCTGCAGCAAATTGCGAGCTGAGGACATGCCGGAAACGAGAATCGGATCGAACTGCCGGAGGGTTTGATCAGGAATTCATCATGTCGCCGTCGTTTATCCTGGCGATGCTGTATATCCCTGCTATTATTCTTTTTTCCCATCTTGGTAAACCTGGAGTAGCTCGCACATGACGAATCGCTTGCAGACACGCGACCGGCTGCTTCGAATCGTGGGTCAGTTCGATAGCCGCAGACTTGCCGTCGCCGGTGACCTCATTGCGGATCAGTTTCTCTATGGCCAGACCTCGCGAGTATCCCGCGAAGCTCCCGTTCTTGTCCTTCAATACCGTGACCTGATCCGCGTGCCCGGTGGAGCCGCGAACGCAGCCAATAACCTCCTGGATCTAGATTGCCGTGTGATGCTGATCGGCGCTGTTGGGCGCGATCCGGCCGGCGCGGATCTGATTGGAATTCTTGGGGAAAAAGGAGCCGATGTTCGTCATATCACTCGGGTGGAAGCCTACTCGACGCCGGTCAAGACGAGAATTCTCGCAGGAGCTCACCATTCTTCGCCCCAGCAGATCGTTCGCGTAGACAGGGAGTCCAAGTTGCCTGCTGAGTTGCCGTCTCCCTGGCGCAAACTGCGTCGCGCCTTCCAGAAGTTGGACGGCATCATAATCAGCGACTATGGATACGGAGCCGCCAATCCTTCCCTGGTCCAGGAACTCAACCGCATGCGCAAGCATTCGGGCATTCCTCTGGTTGTCGACTCGCGATTCCGCATGGCGCAATTCCATGACGTTACCTCCATGACCCCCAACATCACCGAGCTGGAAGCGTCCGCGGGCGTCTCCATTCGGGGAGATCAGCAGATCCTGCACAAGGTGGCCCGCGGAATCCTGCGGAAGCAGAAACTAGGCTCACTCCTTGTGACGCAGGGCCGTTTCGGCATGACGCTGCTCGAACCACGCCGGGCTCCGGTCCATATCCCGATCTTCGGCACGGACGAGGTTGCTGATGTCACCGGTGCCGGCGACACCGTGATCGCTGTCTTTACGCTTGCCCTCTCCTGCGGCGCCTCGCCGGAGGACGCGGCCCGCCTCGCCAACTACGCAGGCGGCATCGTGGTTATGAAAAGGGGTACGGCGACCGTCAATCGCGAGGAATTGTATTCCGCTATCAGGCATGACATGTCTTCCTAGGGGCTGTCCGATTCGCACATGGTTATCGATCCCAAATCCAAAATCAGGAGCGTCACCGAGCTTGAGAAGCTGATTGCCGGCGCCCGGGACGCCGGGCGCCGGGTAGTCTTCGGCAACGGCTGCTTCGACCTGATTCACGTTGGCCATATCCGCTATCTCCAAGGGGCCAGAGCCCTCGGTGACCTTCTTGTTGTAGGAATTAACAGTGACGCCTCCGTGCGTGCTTTGAAAGGCACAGGAAGGCCGTTGCAGCCGCAAGGCGAGCGGGCAGAGATCATCGGATCACTGGAGTGCGTGGACTATCTGGTCCTTTTCGATGCCCCCACCGTCGAGGAGCTGTTGCTGGCTCTGAAACCGGACATCCATGCCAAGGGGACCGACTACACGAGCGAAAGCGTGCCCGAGCACGATATCGTCCGCTCCTATGGCGGCAAGGTGGCGATTGTCGGTGATCCCAAGGCACATTCTTCACGAGATTTGATCGGGACCATCCTGGCAAAAATGAGCCGATGAGAGATTCCCGTAGACTTTTGATCATTCGCCTCAGTTCGCTCGGCGACATCATCCATACGCTCCCCGCATTCCAGAGTTTGCGTTCTGCCGATCCCGAAGCCCGGATCGACTGGCTGGTCGAACGCAGGTTGGCGTTTCTCCTCAGTGCCGTCGAGGGCATTGATGAGATCCTGCCCGTGGACACTCGGGCGCTTCGGGCGGACCCGGCGCACCGCGAGAGCTGGCGCCGGCTTCTCGAACCCATCCGCGCAGTGCGCGCGCGGCACTACGACGTCGCCATCGACTTTCAAGGATTGCTCAAGACGGCCTTCCTGAGCCTGGCGAGCGGAGCCAAAAGCCGCATCGGATTCTCGAAGGCACTGGTGCGGGAGCGCCCGGCGCACTGGTTCTACCACCACGCCGTCGAAAAGCCCGCCACCCCCATGCATGTGGCGCGCCTGAATCTGCTCCTGGCACAGAAGGCCGGTGGCGCCCCTGGTGAGCTGCACGTGCGCCTGAGAGCGCCGGAAACAGACGTCCGTGCGATCGAGAACCACTTATTCGAGGAGCAACTTTCGGATTTTGTCGTCATCAACCCTGGAGGAGGCTGGCCGACCAAGTTATGGGAACCGGCTTGTTACGGCGCCTTGGCGGCGCGCATCCAAGGCGAATTGCGAACTCGCGTGGTCGTCACCACAGGCCCGGGGGAAGAGTCGCTTTATCAACTGATTGCGGACCATTGCACGGAACCGGTGCCCGTTCATTTTCATGTTCCCTTCCTGCAGCTGATTCCTCTGTTCCGGAGGGCGCGGCTCCTGGTCGCCGGAGACACGGGTCCGCTTCATCTCGCCTGTGCCCTGGAAACCCCGGTTGTGGGAATATTGGGACCGACCTCTCCAGTCAGGAACGGGCCCTGGTCGGGGAACGATGAGGTGGTGGCACACCATCTCCCCTGTAGCTTCTGCAACGGGAGGTCGTGCCCGACTCAGAACGAGTGCATGGATATTTCGGTGGAAGAGGTTTTCGCGGCGGTGGTGCGCCGCCTGGAGCGAGCGAAGTGAGGATCTCCTCTCTTGTCCACAATAGAATAGTCGCCGTAGTAAGCCTCGTCGTAGCCGCCGCCGGTCTTCTACCGGTCGCCTCGATCTCCCCTGCCGAGGCGGCGGGAAGTCCCGCCGCGACAGTCTCGGGATCGGGGCTCTTTGCGATAGGCGAACGCCTGGTTTATGACGTCGATTGGAACCCGCCCTGGTATCTCTTCTTCCTGCCGCCGATGGAGGCTGGCAAAGCCACCCTGAGCCTCGCGGAGGGAACGCAGTATCAGGGCCGCAGGGCGCTCAAGATCATATTCACGGCACGATCCAGCGGTACACTCACGAAGATGGCCGGCATTACAATCGATGATTACTACGAATTTACCACCGATGCCGAAACCTTCTGCACCTTCTGCGTAACGAAAAGAGAGCGCGAAGGAAAACGCATGCGCGACATCGATCTCGTCTATATGCCTGACCGCAGACAGCTTCATTTGCGCGAAGTCGATGTTTCCACGCCCGTCCACAGGGTTCTCAGGGACACGGACTACGATGGCATACCCCCTTGTGTGAAAGATCTTTTTTCGGCACTTTACGCTGTGAGGCAAACCAATCTTGAGGCGGGCTCCTTGACCCGGGTTCTCGTGGGCGAAAACCAGACCGTCAAGGAAGTCGAAGTCCGAGTGGAGAAACAGGAGCGGGTCTCCACACCAATGGGAGACTACAATGCCTGGCGAGTCAACACCATTGCAGTGTTGGGAGGCCTTTTCAAGAGCGGCGGGCAATTTCGTATGTGGCTATCGGCCGACGAACGCCGCATGCCGGTCAAGTTTGAGGCAAAAGTGAGTCTGGGAAAAGTAACCGGCAGCCTGCAGGAAGCACACTTTGGATCTTGGATTGCCGATTTTGGATTTGAAAGCCGGCTGCTGGGAAGGATCACCTGCGAATTCGTTGGTGACAAAATCCACAGTCCAGAATCCGAGTTTTCAAAGCGTCGGAGGCGTCCATAAGCCGAATTCTGTTTCCCTGCGAAGCAGAGACGGCAATCATTCATCTGGTCCCGGGATCACTCCCGGGATCTAGCGGTCTACCCAAAAGCATCGGACGGGCCATCCTTAATCCCTTTCGGGATCGCTTTTCTATTTGACCTTGCTCCGTGTGGGGTTTGCCCTGCCGTCATTGTTGCCAATAACGCGGTGCGCTCTTACCGCACCTTTTCACCCTTACCCCCAGTGATGAGGGCGGTATATTTTCTGTGGCACTTTCCGTAGGGTCGCCCCTCCCTCGCGTTACGAGGCACACTGCCCTGTGGAGTTCGGACTTTCCTCGATCCTGGAAACTGGACCGCGATTGCCTGTCCGCCTCCGACAGCCAATATTCTAATCAACTTTGCCGCGAATTGACACGAATAACCTGGAATCCGAGAGACCTTACTGCAGAATCCTGCTGGTTCGGGAGGAAAATCAACGTCTCAACGCAGAGCTCGCAAAGAGTGAGCATCATGAGCAAACCCTGCGTTGAGATTCTTTAGTAATCGGCTCTTCTACTTGGCTTTGACGTTGGCGGCGGCCGTATCCGGTTTCACGAGGCCAAGTAGCTGCCGCAGCTTGCCGTCCAACTCGAGCGCAATGTCACGATGCTCGCGCAGGAACTGTTTTGCGGCTTCCCGTCCCTGTCCCAGGCGCTCGGTCTTGTAGGAAAACCAGGATCCGCTCTTTTCGAGAAGCTTACGTTCGAGGGCAAGATCGACCAGGTCCCCTTCGTACGAAATACCCTGATTGTAAAGGATGTCGAACTCAGCCTCACGGAACGGGGGCGCGAGCTTGTTCTTGACCACCTTGGCCCGCGTTCGGTTCCCGACCACCACGTCGCCCTCCTTGATCGATCCGATGCGCCGGATGTCGACACGGATCGAAGAGTAAAACTTGAGAGCGCGGCCTCCGGTAGTGGTTTCCGGATTGCCGAACATGACGCCGATCTTCTCGCGCATCTGGTTTATAAATATGAGGCAGGTGTCGGACTTTGACACGATGGCGGTCAGCTTGCGCAAGGCCTGCGACATCAGCCTGGCCTGTAGGCCGGGGAGGGAGTCGCCCATTTCCCCCTCCAACTCCGCCTTGGGTACGAGGGCGGCCACCGAATCAATGACCAGAATATCAATCGCCCCACTACGAACGAGAACCTCAGCGATCTCCAGCGCCTGCTCGCCGCTGTCGGGCTGCGACACGAGAA
Encoded here:
- a CDS encoding adenylyltransferase/cytidyltransferase family protein, translated to MVIDPKSKIRSVTELEKLIAGARDAGRRVVFGNGCFDLIHVGHIRYLQGARALGDLLVVGINSDASVRALKGTGRPLQPQGERAEIIGSLECVDYLVLFDAPTVEELLLALKPDIHAKGTDYTSESVPEHDIVRSYGGKVAIVGDPKAHSSRDLIGTILAKMSR
- a CDS encoding glycosyltransferase family 9 protein, which encodes MRDSRRLLIIRLSSLGDIIHTLPAFQSLRSADPEARIDWLVERRLAFLLSAVEGIDEILPVDTRALRADPAHRESWRRLLEPIRAVRARHYDVAIDFQGLLKTAFLSLASGAKSRIGFSKALVRERPAHWFYHHAVEKPATPMHVARLNLLLAQKAGGAPGELHVRLRAPETDVRAIENHLFEEQLSDFVVINPGGGWPTKLWEPACYGALAARIQGELRTRVVVTTGPGEESLYQLIADHCTEPVPVHFHVPFLQLIPLFRRARLLVAGDTGPLHLACALETPVVGILGPTSPVRNGPWSGNDEVVAHHLPCSFCNGRSCPTQNECMDISVEEVFAAVVRRLERAK
- the recA gene encoding recombinase RecA, whose protein sequence is MADERSNRNKAIEVALTQIEKQFGKGSIMRLGDRTDPSGVRSISTGSISLDAALGVGGFPKGRVVEIFGPESSGKTTLALHAIAQAQKVGGSAAFIDAEHAMDASYSKMLGVNTDELLVSQPDSGEQALEIAEVLVRSGAIDILVIDSVAALVPKAELEGEMGDSLPGLQARLMSQALRKLTAIVSKSDTCLIFINQMREKIGVMFGNPETTTGGRALKFYSSIRVDIRRIGSIKEGDVVVGNRTRAKVVKNKLAPPFREAEFDILYNQGISYEGDLVDLALERKLLEKSGSWFSYKTERLGQGREAAKQFLREHRDIALELDGKLRQLLGLVKPDTAAANVKAK